TTGTTGTTCCCAGCACATTAACCTTATGTATTCAGTTGAAGCAAAAATATGGGCTGCTGATTACCTGTTGTCAAACACGTACAGAAGACCAAAAATAATATAGCATGTAGTATCGTGTAAGAAACATTAGTAGTAGAATAATGTCCTTGTGTCAGATTCTTAATGTATATAATTACTTAATTAATAAATTCCATCTTCTGTTTGAAGTTTTCTGGACCATGCTTAACATGTTGTTTTCATTATACAGGTTATCAGATACTCCCATTATGCTCTTACTACATTAAAAGTTTGTCCAGCGTGGCTGACTTATCTCAGGTTCCATGCCCTAACAGTCTCAAGCTCCACAACCGTATTTCCGTTTTATTTTTGTGTTCTGCTGTATCTTATATGCAATTGTGATTCACGGACATCTTAACAAAGATCTTTCACATGGTAAACTCAACTGATTGGCAGGAGACCTCTATCATTTTTCTGAGAGAACTGAAATTCCATTTTTATGCTTGTAATTTAAATATGGAAAACCTACCCTAGAATGGTTGTGTCATGTGTGAATTATAACCGATTCACAAATTTAACTGCAACACTGAAGTTTTTCAAACCATTGCACCTCAATTCTCAGATTAAACCGCTTTACTTATCCGTTGCGACCAAACTACTACCTGTAGGTACACTGCTTTTATCCCGTTGTATCCGATTGGGGTAGGACCAGGAGAAAGTAAGCTCGAAAACTCTTTCACACGACATAATGCCTATAAAAACACTCTTCCTTAATATTGTAATCACGGTTGTACTCCACTCTCCTTTATATCTTTGCATGCAGTGTGGACTATCTACCAAGCTCTTCCATTCGTGCAGGAGCGGGAGCTCTACTCAGGCTTCTTTGCAAAGTTCTCCATGAGCTACCATTCCTTTCTCGTGGTATGTCGACGTGGAATTAGTGGGACTGAAAACACCCTGCATCCCTTCTGCTTCTGTTTGATCAGAATGTGCACTTGATCACTTAACCTGCCGGCACAGTTCTAAAAGAAAGTTAATTTATCAGTTACCATGTGGTGACAGGGTGGTCTGCTGTGCTATCCGCTTCTGTGGCTGAAGCTGTACCTGCATGTGTTCAAGCAGCGGAAGTCCAAGCTGGGAAAGGTGGACAGGACGAAGAAACGGGCTTGAGAAAAATCAGTTCAGCTCAGCTGAAATTCAGGACGCGAGCAGATTGTTTGGGGATCTTGCAGTTGAGTTGAACATCAACTTAATGTACTACTGGCAGATTACTGGGGGTTGTTTACCTTGGAACAGCAACTTATTGTGTTGTATTAGCAGACAACTATTGATTTCTATCAGATTTAGTTTGCAGGATTGGAATGTAGATGCTGCACAACTCATTATCTATAAGATGTGGATTTGGAAAGAGTTGGGCAAATTACTTGACCACTTGTGTACCTAAGAAAATAACTTCCTATTCTTTCACTATAGTTGGTAAAAGCATACTGCTTGAATATATTTCTGGGAGTTTATATTTCTAGAGTTACAGTATTAATCAATCTGGTGTTCGTTAGGTGCCTGTTCAATTCAATTGAAAATATTTTTGGAGTAATTCAATTTGTACATTTGCGAGGTGTACCTGAGTAAGCTCCTTTTTTCCATTGAGAGGATGGAGTAGGCTGCAATTGTCCTTTTTAGGGCCCAGATTAGGCCGCAAGCAGGCCCATATTTCTAATAAGGCCTGGTCTATTATTGTACAACCGCTTTTCTCTGGAAAAAACGGAGCCTGGCAAGTGCCTGCTCGCTGACCGCCGGCCACtcctctcccgccgccgccgccgccgccgccgccgtcatgGGGAACTTCCGCAAACTCGGCCGCCACGCCGCCCACCGCGTCTCCATGCTCAGGTATccatctctctttctctctcgcccCAGCCGGTCTCCTTCTCTATACCTGACCGTGCGGGCCATGGctgcctctctctctcccccacCCCTTACCGACCTCTCTCGGCAGGACGATGGTTTCGCAGCTGGTGAAGCACGAGCGGATCGAGACCACCGTCGCGAAAGTAGGTTCATGTCTCTCTTTCACCccggcatttcgtcgaacagaTTGCGGTGGGAGGAGTGCAGGTTTTCTGCTCCAGGGAAATTGTCCTTTTGTTTGATGTGTTTGCTTCTTGTCGTTGCAGGCCAAGGAGGTGCGGCGGAAGGCGGATCAGATGGTGCAGCTCGGCAAAGATGTACGTCCTTCAGCCGTTTGCTAGTATTCACTAATCACTACTCCCCTAGTGCCAGTACTGAATTCTGACGACATACTGGACTGTTCAGTGGCGCCTATCTAGGTTAAATCTAAATGAGTTGTGTAATGAAACCAGCCATCTTGAGTAGGTGGATAGGATTTCTTCAGGGTTGATACCATACGCCACAAGCTCTGTTGGAGTCCGTTCATGGTTGGTTCTGATACTCACTATGCTAATCCCAAAAAGAATGGCAGATCTGGACACATTGGCTTATGCCTAGAAAACTTTTACCTAGTAGTGAGGTGCAATTATCTTATATGAGTTTGTTGTTTCCTGTTGTAGTATCTCATAGAAACTTATTACATTGGGGAAGTTTTGACTACCCGAGTACATGTTCAGCATAGAATACCCTGCAGTAATTCCGACGACGTCCTGGACTGTTTAGTGGCACTTACTTTAGGTTTAGGTTAAGTCTGCTTGAGTGATGCAATGAAACCAGCCATCTTAATTAGGTGGATACGGTGCCCTCTATGGGATTGATATATTACTCCGCAGGCTGTGTAGGAGTCAATCCACGGTTGATTCTGGTACTCGCTATGCGAATCACAAGGCATGAGACACATTGGCTTCTGCATAGAAAACCTTCACCTAATAGTGAGGTGTAATTGTATTGTATGAGTTTCTTGTTGTAGCTCCTGATGGAAACTTACTAGATTGGTGAAGTTTTGACTACTTGAGTAAATGTTCAGCATTATTTTGATTAAGCAAGTACCAGTAAAATTTCATGGAAACTTGGCATGCAGTTCAAGGGTACCCTTTTCATCAGTGATCTTATGAAATGAGTTCCTGCAATGATGAAGTTAATACCGAATAGTTTTCAGACACGTAAAAATGGGCGTACCCTGAAACCTCCCACACACTGTGGGGTCTGGGGAAGGGAATTTGTAGGCAACCTTTCCCTTGCTTTCTATGCAAAGAGGCTGATTCAAACTGACCTCCAGGACACAAGTGGAGATACTCTACCACTGCGCCTGGCCT
This Lolium perenne isolate Kyuss_39 chromosome 1, Kyuss_2.0, whole genome shotgun sequence DNA region includes the following protein-coding sequences:
- the LOC127321744 gene encoding uncharacterized protein isoform X1, which encodes MARPSQLYLLAYNSLQSLGWSLALFRLLACLAPPVSVHPAYALAGDLICFLQTCAVLETVHAAVGLVPTSPFLAFLQWGGRTHFVLALLQQVPEVQGSPSVFITFMAWSISEVIRYSHYALTTLKVCPAWLTYLRYTAFIPLYPIGVGPGERAGALLRLLCKVLHELPFLSRGWSAVLSASVAEAVPACVQAAEVQAGKGGQDEETGLRKISSAQLKFRTRADCLGILQLS